In Pithys albifrons albifrons isolate INPA30051 chromosome 8, PitAlb_v1, whole genome shotgun sequence, a single window of DNA contains:
- the FAIM gene encoding fas apoptotic inhibitory molecule 1 isoform X3, translated as MTDLVAVWEVALSDGVHKIEFEHGTTSGKRVVYVDGKEEIRREWMFKLVGKETFTVGATKTKAAINIDAVSGFAYEYTLEINGKSLKKYMENRLKTTNTWILNLDGTDYRVVLEKDTMDVWCNGEKMETAGEFVEDGTETHFTVADHSCCIKAVSSGKRKEGIIHTLIVNDREIPEVVE; from the exons ATGACAGATTTGGTGGCTGTTTGGGAAGTAGCTTTAAGTGATGGTGTTCATAAGATTGAATTTGAACATGGGACCACTTCAGGAAAACGTGTTGTCTATGTTGATGGAAAG GAAGAAATAAGAAGAGAATGGATGTTTAAATTAGTGGGTAAAGAGACATTCACTGTTGGAGCTACTAAAACAAAAGCTGCTATTAACATAGATGCAGTCAGTGGCTTTGCATATGAATATACTTTGGAGATCAATGGAAAGAGTCTCAAGAAGTATATGGAGAACAGGTTAAAAACAACCAATACTTGGATATTGAACTTGGATGGTACAGACTATAGAGTTGTTCTAG AGAAGGACACTATGGATGTGTGGTGCAATGgtgaaaaaatggaaacagcG GGTGAATTTGTTGAAGAtgggactgaaactcacttcACTGTTGCTGATCACAGCTGTTGCATTAAGGCTGTCAGTAGCGGGAAACGAAAGGAAGGAATTATTCATACCCTTATTGTGAACGACAGAGAAATACCAGAGGTTGTGGAGTAG
- the FAIM gene encoding fas apoptotic inhibitory molecule 1 isoform X1: MQRWERHCRDLNFFLKKSHQKTSLRGRGAICCSGAPRSRYSHLEKMTDLVAVWEVALSDGVHKIEFEHGTTSGKRVVYVDGKEEIRREWMFKLVGKETFTVGATKTKAAINIDAVSGFAYEYTLEINGKSLKKYMENRLKTTNTWILNLDGTDYRVVLEKDTMDVWCNGEKMETAGEFVEDGTETHFTVADHSCCIKAVSSGKRKEGIIHTLIVNDREIPEVVE, encoded by the exons ATGCAGCGCTGGGAACGTCACTGCAGGgacttgaatttttttcttaaaaaaagccaccaaaaaaCCTCGCTGCGGGGGCGGGGAGCGATTTGCTGCTCTGGAGCTCCACG GTCTCGGTACAGCCACTTAGAGAAGATGACAGATTTGGTGGCTGTTTGGGAAGTAGCTTTAAGTGATGGTGTTCATAAGATTGAATTTGAACATGGGACCACTTCAGGAAAACGTGTTGTCTATGTTGATGGAAAG GAAGAAATAAGAAGAGAATGGATGTTTAAATTAGTGGGTAAAGAGACATTCACTGTTGGAGCTACTAAAACAAAAGCTGCTATTAACATAGATGCAGTCAGTGGCTTTGCATATGAATATACTTTGGAGATCAATGGAAAGAGTCTCAAGAAGTATATGGAGAACAGGTTAAAAACAACCAATACTTGGATATTGAACTTGGATGGTACAGACTATAGAGTTGTTCTAG AGAAGGACACTATGGATGTGTGGTGCAATGgtgaaaaaatggaaacagcG GGTGAATTTGTTGAAGAtgggactgaaactcacttcACTGTTGCTGATCACAGCTGTTGCATTAAGGCTGTCAGTAGCGGGAAACGAAAGGAAGGAATTATTCATACCCTTATTGTGAACGACAGAGAAATACCAGAGGTTGTGGAGTAG
- the LOC139674826 gene encoding centrosomal protein of 70 kDa-like isoform X2 yields the protein MPIAAVAPLLPPPGLLPAAPAPQNGGSRQHRPAPCPPRAPSAAFPPPRSLSRAALATLFLSPALGLAFPQPRSPLSPAVSPAPSAPFFLSPALGPAAASAPPRPANRPRSGPAALAMTEQEKAEWENLNKLLMRHGLKPVSLAAPQCCRNASAMIVLDSQSSLEIRLALKTLMEDIERQQKLMQGLMETNRGLRDLVRQGQGRASRQEQRANELENVVENIKTKIRQLEDETIAKACQQQNQVKEFQKDQQASQVKYQQQQEKLQEQEEIIARLQKELSKVGMEERRCVATQNKMFCQFCKRAPKSLLDQR from the exons ATGCCCATCGCGGCGGTGGCCCCGCTCCTACCTCCGCCCGGTCTCCTCCCCGCGGCTCCCGCGCCGCAAAATGGCGGCTCCCGCCAGCACCGCCCCGCCCCGTGCCCGCCGCGCGCTCCCTCAGCCGCGTTCCCGCCGCCCCGTTCTCTCAGCCGCGCTGCCTTGGCCACGCTcttcctcagccctgccctcggCCTCGCTTTCCCGCAGCCCCGCTCTCCTCTCAGCCCTGCCGTCAGCCCCGCTCCCTCGGCCCCGTTcttcctcagccctgccctcggCCCCGCTGCTGCCTCAGCGCCTCCGCGCCCTGCGAACCGGCCGCGCTCTGGCCCTGCAGCGCTCGCCATGACAGAG caggagaaggcGGAGTGGGAAAACTTAAACAAGCTGTTAATGCGCCATGGGTTGAAACCGGTGAGTCTTGCTgccccccagtgctgcagaaatgcaTCAG CTATGATTGTCTTAGACAGTCAGTCTTCCCTAGAAATAAGACTTGCATTAAAAACGCTGATGGAAGACATTGAGCGACAGCAGAAGCTGATGCAGGGACTCATGGAGACAAATCGAGGTCTTAG agacttGGTACGACAGGGACAAGGTCGAGCATCTCGACAAGAGCAGCGAGCTAATGAATTGGAAAATGTCGTGGAAAACATTAAGACCAAAATTCGTCAGCTGGAAGACGAAACGATAGCTAAAGCTTGCCAGCAGCAAAACCAAGTCAAAGAATTTCAAAAAGACCAACAGGCTTCACAG GTAAAATaccaacagcagcaggaaaagctgcaaGAACAGGAAGAGATTATTGCCCGTTTACAGAAGGAGCTGAGcaaggtggggatggaggagcGGCGGTGTGTGGCCAcccaaaacaaaatgttttgccAGTTTTGCAAAAGAGCTCCCAAGTCTCTGCTAGATCAGAGGTAA
- the FAIM gene encoding fas apoptotic inhibitory molecule 1 isoform X2, with product MASGEEITVCEDEVRSRYSHLEKMTDLVAVWEVALSDGVHKIEFEHGTTSGKRVVYVDGKEEIRREWMFKLVGKETFTVGATKTKAAINIDAVSGFAYEYTLEINGKSLKKYMENRLKTTNTWILNLDGTDYRVVLEKDTMDVWCNGEKMETAGEFVEDGTETHFTVADHSCCIKAVSSGKRKEGIIHTLIVNDREIPEVVE from the exons ATGGCATCCGGTGAGGAGATTACTGTCTGTGAAGATGAAGTAAG GTCTCGGTACAGCCACTTAGAGAAGATGACAGATTTGGTGGCTGTTTGGGAAGTAGCTTTAAGTGATGGTGTTCATAAGATTGAATTTGAACATGGGACCACTTCAGGAAAACGTGTTGTCTATGTTGATGGAAAG GAAGAAATAAGAAGAGAATGGATGTTTAAATTAGTGGGTAAAGAGACATTCACTGTTGGAGCTACTAAAACAAAAGCTGCTATTAACATAGATGCAGTCAGTGGCTTTGCATATGAATATACTTTGGAGATCAATGGAAAGAGTCTCAAGAAGTATATGGAGAACAGGTTAAAAACAACCAATACTTGGATATTGAACTTGGATGGTACAGACTATAGAGTTGTTCTAG AGAAGGACACTATGGATGTGTGGTGCAATGgtgaaaaaatggaaacagcG GGTGAATTTGTTGAAGAtgggactgaaactcacttcACTGTTGCTGATCACAGCTGTTGCATTAAGGCTGTCAGTAGCGGGAAACGAAAGGAAGGAATTATTCATACCCTTATTGTGAACGACAGAGAAATACCAGAGGTTGTGGAGTAG